A part of Paenibacillus sp. sptzw28 genomic DNA contains:
- a CDS encoding nitrile hydratase subunit alpha, whose protein sequence is MDMDRDLQRISARILALCWADPQFKQRFRQDPVGIFQEQGYTPPAGETLTPETEPVRSILEEADRYAPPTDAAASPRLPAQGPMSSHSPASPMPWTNFGGYAYPAYSFYPAHIASQGYPSYPVYPQPYPRAYPQPYFAPAQVSYYPAGLYGQPLMCAHPIPFGYVHTAEAGSAYAAPSPAAYVVPPMCANPQFHPWHQGEPGSVPPMCGRPQLQPPAGQGEGSRIPPMCG, encoded by the coding sequence ATGGATATGGATCGTGATTTACAGCGAATTTCGGCACGAATTCTGGCTTTATGCTGGGCGGATCCTCAGTTCAAACAGCGTTTCCGTCAGGACCCTGTCGGCATCTTCCAGGAACAAGGTTATACGCCTCCCGCCGGTGAGACACTCACGCCGGAAACGGAACCGGTCCGTTCAATTTTGGAGGAAGCGGATCGATATGCACCTCCGACCGACGCTGCCGCATCGCCCCGACTTCCGGCTCAGGGTCCTATGTCTTCACATTCTCCCGCGTCTCCTATGCCTTGGACGAATTTTGGGGGATACGCTTATCCGGCTTATTCCTTTTATCCGGCGCACATAGCATCTCAAGGGTACCCGTCATATCCCGTATATCCGCAGCCGTATCCGCGTGCTTACCCACAGCCTTATTTTGCTCCGGCTCAGGTATCGTATTATCCTGCCGGACTGTACGGCCAGCCTTTGATGTGCGCTCACCCGATCCCTTTCGGTTATGTCCATACAGCGGAGGCGGGCTCCGCTTATGCAGCTCCCTCGCCGGCGGCTTACGTCGTTCCGCCGATGTGCGCAAACCCGCAGTTCCACCCGTGGCATCAGGGAGAGCCAGGAAGCGTTCCCCCTATGTGCGGGAGGCCTCAGCTCCAACCGCCTGCCGGTCAGGGCGAAGGAAGCAGAATTCCGCCGATGTGCGGATGA
- a CDS encoding glutamine amidotransferase-related protein produces MYNIGLIGDYDEEVVAHVAIPRAIQLAANDINVQINYEWVSTPSLDQDFEQKLSKYQALWVVPASPYCSMEGALNGIRFARERRIPFLGTCGGFQHMIIEFARNVMGLTEADHAEENPSASLILVAPLTCSVSEKIHTFKLTPGSKVIDIYGTNEIIEQYGICNYGLNPEFSPMLENAGLRIAGVDLDGEVRIMELNQHPFFVGTLFQPERSALKNIIHPLIKAFLRKAIHS; encoded by the coding sequence GTGTACAATATCGGATTAATAGGTGATTATGATGAGGAAGTCGTAGCACATGTGGCTATACCTCGAGCAATCCAATTGGCGGCAAATGATATCAATGTCCAAATCAATTACGAATGGGTATCGACACCTTCATTGGACCAAGATTTCGAACAGAAGCTCTCCAAATATCAAGCACTATGGGTAGTTCCTGCCAGTCCTTACTGTAGTATGGAGGGGGCTCTTAATGGTATCCGATTTGCACGTGAGCGTCGGATCCCCTTTTTAGGTACATGTGGTGGTTTTCAGCACATGATTATCGAGTTTGCAAGGAATGTCATGGGGCTTACTGAAGCGGATCATGCTGAGGAAAACCCTTCCGCATCATTGATATTAGTTGCTCCTCTCACTTGTTCGGTCAGTGAAAAGATACATACTTTTAAGCTGACCCCTGGTTCAAAAGTGATAGATATTTATGGAACCAATGAGATTATCGAACAGTATGGAATTTGTAATTACGGTTTGAACCCTGAATTTAGCCCTATGTTAGAAAATGCTGGATTACGTATTGCTGGAGTGGACCTTGATGGTGAAGTTCGCATTATGGAGCTTAATCAACATCCTTTCTTTGTTGGGACCTTATTTCAACCAGAACGTTCTGCATTGAAAAATATCATTCATCCATTGATCAAAGCCTTCCTTCGTAAAGCTATCCATTCATAA
- a CDS encoding response regulator transcription factor, protein MSKISILIAEDQALIREGLKTMLHLQPDFEVVATAENGEQALHLVRTHQPRLVLLDIQMPVLNGIETVKRIKGEYPDILVIMLTTFMDEAYIIDSLAHGASGFLLKDLPVQRLMTSVREAIRGELMLPSIVAAALARKLQKLQAHAEHPLSCPEIDLSMRELEVARRMAQFKNNRQIAGELFISEGTVKNYVSVIYSKIGVSDRMKAVRFLKNLLEGEADV, encoded by the coding sequence ATGAGCAAAATATCCATTCTTATTGCGGAGGATCAGGCCCTCATAAGAGAAGGGCTGAAGACGATGCTGCATTTGCAGCCGGACTTTGAAGTTGTCGCTACGGCGGAGAACGGTGAACAGGCCCTTCATCTGGTTCGTACGCATCAGCCGCGTCTCGTGCTGCTGGATATTCAAATGCCTGTCCTGAATGGGATCGAAACGGTCAAAAGGATTAAAGGCGAATACCCCGACATTCTCGTTATTATGCTCACGACCTTCATGGATGAGGCTTATATTATTGACAGTCTGGCGCATGGAGCTTCAGGTTTTCTGCTAAAAGATTTGCCGGTGCAGCGGTTAATGACCTCCGTGCGTGAAGCGATTCGCGGCGAGCTCATGCTGCCGTCCATCGTCGCGGCCGCACTGGCCCGGAAGCTGCAAAAGCTACAGGCTCACGCGGAGCACCCTCTCTCCTGCCCGGAGATCGACTTATCCATGAGAGAACTTGAGGTCGCCCGGAGAATGGCCCAATTTAAAAATAACCGGCAAATCGCCGGGGAGCTGTTCATTTCGGAAGGGACCGTCAAAAATTATGTGAGCGTCATTTACAGCAAAATCGGGGTGAGCGACCGGATGAAAGCGGTACGTTTTTTGAAAAACCTGCTTGAAGGGGAAGCAGATGTCTGA
- a CDS encoding TOMM precursor leader peptide-binding protein, whose translation MSGFYRWKPYFQVERLEREAAFALSEAGHAVFTDPLYIRLSYLINGKSSNEEIVQTLSGHASSEEVYKALSRLEQQGYIEVAPETEQEQFSSGFWSILGKSDQLVRSRLSGHSIAVHDLTGNNYREQLNDLLSEMEIPVSDEGRFVIVVTDDYLDERVHGENRKLTEQGRPWMPVKPGGFIPWVGPIFTPGHPPCYSCLSRRLQENSKVDSYLRSRGIEGLRPYSLAGNPLTVRLALTQAALQTTLQLCGNGAAVLSGQMMSLRTLQGTADLHAVAAFSDCAECGGYLSKRHNEKSHLDPAPLFSRDGGYRSMDAMAVLQRYKHHISPITGIVHSLEKAAGEAGRPYHVYYSSHNFAMNDQSLPDLLQGLRARSAGKGTTDLQAQASALCEALERYSGVFRGDEPRLTASYRDLGDLAIHPNEAMLFSDNQYAVREAWMAKRTGNRIVPHPFDINEQMEWTPICSPSTGKVRYLPSSYLYFGYPLAEQSFRCWPDSNGNAAGQTLEEAIVQGFLELIERDSAAIWWYNRLPRPAIDLAGMGHPFVDELQAYYRSCGREFWVLDVTADSGIPAYAAINRRVGGPAEQIMMGFGSHFDARTAVLRAISEMNQYMPALEPGPNTPFTVRDPDLLDWWRSATVANQPYLAPYCLTSLRDSIPASSGPGQLIQWCLDACGTLGLELYIVDQTRTDVGLPVVKVIVPGLRHFWARFAPGRLYDVPVNMGWLPSPLAEESLNPIPMFL comes from the coding sequence ATGAGCGGATTTTATCGTTGGAAGCCCTATTTTCAAGTGGAACGGCTGGAGCGGGAAGCAGCCTTTGCGCTCTCGGAAGCCGGGCATGCCGTGTTTACCGATCCCTTGTACATTCGTCTGTCGTATCTAATAAACGGTAAAAGCTCGAACGAAGAGATTGTACAAACGTTATCCGGCCATGCTTCTTCGGAAGAGGTATATAAAGCGCTTTCACGACTGGAGCAGCAGGGCTATATCGAGGTCGCTCCGGAAACGGAGCAGGAACAGTTCTCCTCCGGCTTCTGGTCGATACTTGGTAAAAGCGATCAACTCGTACGTTCACGGCTTTCCGGTCATTCGATCGCCGTTCACGATTTGACAGGGAACAATTATCGCGAACAGTTAAACGATCTGCTGAGTGAAATGGAAATCCCCGTATCGGATGAAGGACGATTCGTCATTGTCGTGACGGATGACTATCTGGACGAAAGAGTTCACGGGGAGAACCGGAAGCTGACGGAACAAGGCCGTCCCTGGATGCCGGTGAAGCCGGGCGGCTTTATCCCCTGGGTCGGGCCGATCTTTACTCCCGGACACCCGCCCTGTTACAGCTGCTTGTCCAGACGGCTGCAGGAAAACAGCAAAGTGGATTCCTACCTGCGCAGCCGGGGGATTGAAGGGCTTCGCCCCTATTCCCTCGCCGGAAATCCTTTGACCGTCAGATTGGCGTTAACGCAAGCCGCACTTCAAACGACGCTGCAGCTGTGCGGGAACGGGGCTGCCGTTCTGTCCGGGCAAATGATGTCCCTGCGGACGCTGCAGGGTACAGCCGACTTGCACGCAGTTGCTGCTTTTTCGGACTGTGCGGAATGCGGGGGATACTTGAGTAAACGGCATAACGAGAAGTCCCATTTGGATCCCGCCCCGCTATTCTCCCGTGACGGCGGGTACCGAAGCATGGATGCGATGGCGGTCCTACAGCGGTATAAGCATCATATCAGTCCGATCACCGGAATCGTCCATAGCCTGGAGAAGGCTGCAGGCGAAGCCGGAAGACCCTATCACGTCTATTATTCCAGCCATAATTTCGCGATGAACGATCAATCGCTTCCTGATTTGCTGCAAGGCTTGCGCGCCCGAAGCGCGGGTAAAGGCACGACCGACCTCCAAGCGCAAGCTTCCGCGTTGTGCGAGGCGCTCGAGCGGTATTCCGGCGTTTTTCGCGGGGATGAACCGAGATTGACCGCATCTTACCGCGATCTTGGGGATTTGGCTATCCACCCGAACGAAGCCATGCTCTTCAGCGATAATCAGTATGCTGTGCGTGAAGCGTGGATGGCCAAAAGAACCGGCAACCGGATCGTTCCCCATCCCTTCGATATCAACGAACAGATGGAATGGACTCCGATCTGTTCGCCAAGCACCGGGAAAGTACGATATTTGCCTTCCTCGTACCTTTATTTCGGTTATCCCCTGGCGGAACAGTCGTTCCGCTGCTGGCCGGACAGCAACGGCAACGCGGCGGGCCAAACTCTGGAGGAAGCGATCGTACAAGGCTTTCTGGAGCTGATCGAACGCGACAGCGCAGCGATCTGGTGGTACAACCGTCTCCCCCGTCCAGCCATAGATCTGGCAGGCATGGGTCATCCTTTCGTAGATGAACTGCAGGCATATTACCGAAGCTGCGGAAGGGAATTTTGGGTATTGGACGTGACGGCCGACAGCGGTATCCCGGCGTATGCGGCAATCAACCGGCGAGTTGGAGGACCGGCAGAGCAGATCATGATGGGGTTCGGATCGCATTTTGACGCGAGGACCGCCGTGCTTCGGGCGATAAGTGAGATGAACCAGTATATGCCTGCGCTGGAGCCGGGGCCAAACACTCCCTTTACCGTCAGGGACCCGGACCTATTGGACTGGTGGCGTTCAGCAACGGTCGCGAATCAGCCTTATTTGGCACCATACTGCTTGACGTCGCTGCGAGATTCCATTCCCGCCTCCAGTGGCCCCGGGCAGCTAATCCAGTGGTGTTTGGATGCATGCGGAACGCTTGGGCTGGAACTGTATATAGTGGATCAGACAAGGACCGATGTCGGTTTGCCGGTCGTGAAGGTCATTGTACCCGGCTTACGGCATTTTTGGGCGCGGTTCGCCCCGGGGCGATTATACGATGTACCGGTAAATATGGGCTGGCTGCCCTCCCCGCTTGCCGAGGAAAGCTTGAATCCGATTCCGATGTTTCTATGA
- a CDS encoding ATP-binding protein: MLLTCIVVVGMLPGCQTKQAAPSDRPVLKDGKVDLTSWNFTENGAFALDGPWTFYWRQFVSADQESDGETDYLSTSIDVPGYWTSVEIGGRALPGTGYATYRLKVKLPAGVGPFAMKIDRIYSSYRLWVNGEPLYGMGNPGKSAAETKARYSYPHVIALDAAQDLDIMIHVANFTYTKGGLDLRVVLGTKDQLERGQDNELALDLFIFGALLSIALYHFAFYFLRRRKNVSALYFAMICLVIAIRTLCVHSRYAIQLFPAFNTELFPKVTYLTAYTALPLWVMFVQSLFRHFISYKSVRIAQYGCMLLSAVVIIAPFRWFDRTLVLYEALCLLLLPYLIAGIIRAFRQRVEGALLFLFGFALCMSFIVHDMFFLVSLSQYGMLLFAFIQSVILASQFSRSFGEVERLTDKLLILDKLKDEFLANTSHELRTPLSGMIGMTDSLLDGFAGLLPEEAEKQLHLIKISGKRLTHLINDILDFSEIKHGSIRLQPVTVNVSEMTEAVFMLLKPLTAGKPVKLLNSVPSDLFVTADESRTQQILINLIGNAVTFTDHGSVEVRASRSGLFIGIDVEDTGIGIAEDQLEHIFESFGRVERALHKSYRGTGLGLAITKKLVELHGGQIGVESAPGIGSVFRFTLPAAVISLEKRTQSASIFTPLMADSLSHVPLHLPTSERVSDTGDKPTIVVVDDDPVNLQVLYNHLLVSFPEYRVLQSDNGPTALRWINQGLKPNLILLDIMMPQLSGYRFCQEIRKRYSAAEVQLVFLTAKHQIEDITAGFACGANDYMIKPVEKPELVSRVNIHLKLAQWHQQLEKEIQERTLLLHSSYEETAAALAEKSVLEERSRIARDIHDGVGHVLTATIVQIEAGTMLLERAPTEAVAFYENAGRLVRQGLDEIRQSVRMLESDLDNLGLIPSLLRLIQETRINSVVSFDYQIDDTIPILNAHQQTAIFHALQEGITNGIRHGNSTHFKLILSCRNDSLLFILDNNGMPYEDKPFGFGLKAMGHRVREAGGRLEIGHTGGAGCRLQITMPLQGVLS, translated from the coding sequence TTGCTTCTAACGTGTATTGTCGTTGTCGGAATGCTTCCCGGGTGTCAAACCAAACAAGCGGCTCCTTCAGACCGCCCCGTGCTCAAAGACGGCAAAGTGGACTTGACTTCATGGAATTTTACCGAGAACGGGGCATTTGCGCTGGACGGCCCTTGGACCTTTTACTGGCGGCAGTTTGTTTCTGCGGATCAGGAATCGGACGGCGAAACGGATTATCTGAGCACGAGCATCGATGTTCCCGGTTATTGGACCTCGGTCGAGATCGGCGGACGCGCGCTTCCGGGAACGGGCTATGCCACATACAGGCTGAAAGTGAAGCTCCCGGCAGGCGTTGGACCGTTCGCAATGAAGATCGACCGGATCTATTCTTCCTACCGGCTTTGGGTAAATGGCGAGCCGCTATATGGAATGGGTAATCCGGGCAAGTCGGCGGCGGAGACGAAGGCCCGATATTCATATCCGCATGTCATTGCGCTGGATGCCGCTCAAGACCTTGATATCATGATCCATGTCGCGAATTTCACATATACCAAGGGGGGACTCGATCTTCGCGTAGTGCTGGGAACGAAGGATCAGCTGGAGCGCGGGCAGGATAACGAGCTGGCTCTCGATTTGTTCATTTTCGGCGCGTTGCTGTCGATCGCCTTATACCATTTTGCGTTCTATTTTCTGCGGCGTCGCAAGAACGTCTCGGCGCTTTATTTTGCCATGATTTGTCTGGTTATCGCGATACGAACCCTTTGCGTGCACTCCCGGTACGCGATACAGCTATTCCCGGCGTTCAATACGGAGCTTTTTCCGAAGGTGACCTACTTAACCGCGTATACCGCTCTTCCATTGTGGGTCATGTTTGTACAAAGCCTGTTCCGGCACTTCATTTCTTACAAAAGCGTTCGTATCGCACAGTATGGCTGCATGCTTCTGTCGGCCGTAGTCATTATCGCGCCGTTTCGCTGGTTTGACCGGACGCTTGTCCTGTACGAGGCGCTGTGCCTCCTGCTGCTCCCCTATTTGATTGCGGGCATAATCCGTGCCTTTCGTCAGCGGGTGGAAGGCGCCCTGCTGTTCCTGTTCGGCTTTGCCTTGTGTATGTCTTTTATCGTACACGACATGTTTTTTCTCGTATCTTTGTCGCAATACGGCATGCTGCTATTTGCGTTTATACAATCGGTCATATTAGCCTCGCAATTCTCCCGGTCATTCGGCGAAGTGGAGCGTCTGACGGACAAGCTTCTGATTCTGGATAAATTGAAGGATGAATTCCTGGCCAATACATCTCATGAGCTGAGGACTCCCCTGAGCGGCATGATCGGGATGACCGATTCGCTTCTTGACGGCTTCGCAGGGTTGCTGCCGGAAGAAGCGGAGAAGCAGCTTCATCTTATAAAAATAAGCGGCAAGCGCCTTACGCATCTCATTAACGATATACTGGACTTCTCTGAAATAAAACACGGGTCTATTCGTCTTCAGCCTGTTACAGTGAATGTGAGCGAGATGACGGAAGCGGTCTTCATGCTGTTGAAGCCGCTCACTGCCGGTAAACCTGTCAAGCTGCTCAACAGTGTGCCTTCGGATTTATTCGTTACGGCCGATGAGAGCCGCACACAGCAAATATTGATCAATCTGATCGGCAATGCCGTCACCTTTACGGACCATGGTTCGGTGGAGGTTCGGGCCAGCCGCAGCGGGCTGTTCATCGGCATCGATGTCGAGGATACCGGCATAGGAATAGCCGAGGATCAGCTCGAGCATATATTCGAATCCTTCGGCCGCGTGGAGCGTGCGCTTCACAAGTCATACCGCGGAACCGGGCTGGGACTCGCGATTACGAAGAAGCTGGTCGAGCTCCATGGCGGGCAGATCGGTGTGGAGTCCGCACCGGGAATCGGTTCCGTCTTTCGCTTCACACTTCCTGCAGCCGTCATATCACTGGAGAAACGTACGCAGTCCGCCTCAATCTTCACACCTTTAATGGCGGATTCGCTGTCTCATGTGCCGCTTCATTTGCCGACAAGCGAACGCGTCTCAGATACCGGCGATAAGCCGACGATAGTAGTCGTCGATGACGATCCGGTTAACCTGCAAGTACTTTACAACCACCTTCTTGTTTCATTTCCCGAATATCGGGTGCTTCAGTCGGATAACGGACCGACGGCCTTGCGATGGATAAATCAAGGACTGAAACCCAATCTGATTCTCCTTGATATCATGATGCCGCAATTGTCAGGGTACCGGTTTTGCCAGGAAATTCGAAAACGCTACTCGGCCGCCGAAGTTCAGCTCGTATTCCTGACAGCCAAACATCAGATTGAAGACATTACAGCGGGCTTCGCTTGCGGGGCAAACGACTATATGATTAAGCCGGTGGAGAAGCCGGAGCTTGTGTCCAGGGTGAACATCCATTTGAAGCTGGCCCAATGGCACCAGCAGCTGGAAAAGGAAATTCAGGAGCGCACCCTTCTCCTGCATTCATCTTACGAGGAAACCGCAGCCGCGCTCGCCGAAAAATCGGTGCTGGAAGAACGCAGCCGCATTGCCAGAGATATACACGACGGCGTGGGTCACGTTCTGACCGCGACTATCGTGCAAATCGAGGCCGGTACGATGCTGCTGGAACGGGCTCCTACGGAAGCGGTGGCTTTTTACGAGAACGCCGGAAGGCTCGTTCGTCAAGGCTTGGACGAGATTCGGCAGTCCGTTCGGATGCTTGAAAGCGATCTGGACAACTTAGGGCTAATCCCCTCCTTGCTCAGACTGATTCAGGAGACCAGGATAAACAGCGTCGTTTCGTTCGATTATCAGATCGACGACACGATACCCATTTTGAACGCCCACCAGCAAACGGCAATTTTCCATGCGCTACAGGAAGGCATTACGAACGGAATCCGCCATGGAAACAGCACTCATTTCAAGCTGATATTGTCATGTCGGAACGATTCGCTTTTGTTTATCTTAGATAACAACGGAATGCCGTATGAAGACAAACCTTTCGGGTTCGGATTAAAGGCGATGGGACATCGGGTCCGGGAAGCCGGAGGTCGGTTGGAGATCGGCCATACGGGCGGTGCCGGCTGCAGATTGCAGATTACGATGCCTTTACAAGGAGTCCTTTCATGA
- a CDS encoding SagB family peptide dehydrogenase → MREMFQDRPMCQTIQLYVRFTSYLSIRGTVDGPEAICRGLTIKLPKLEPYALSCLMRASDGSFWGYTETEEAILEREGWLSLSAWYRALSTLLEHRCLFIETLSCTSKQARAVLSSCGQASPHLWNRPQEHTPYRLSRFAYIRREEDGGLYISSTLYQSRVSALDTLAVQLFQLLSTPVSLADAAGRIPEWPKEEIGAVMTLLLWAGIISPTSQDGALYEDRHLPLIAWEFHDLLLHTRSRLQEDGVRRGGTYRFLHVVPPSPPAKPDLPPSSIPLYVPDMIRISREEESFAFVMENRVSGVERDRLHRHMDAEALGEFLFRTARIRMQYETVLFGQYTGRPYPNAGSCYELELYAAVRSCPGLPDGLYAYDPNGHALRPYAGADSEELFQEALSARPEMDPQVLIAITARFQRISWKYESIAYSLVLKNAGVLIAYFYLTASAMNIPSFALGTGSLSRLTMLTGTDPLQEFPVGEFVLGRPAAPPGF, encoded by the coding sequence ATGCGAGAGATGTTTCAGGATCGTCCAATGTGTCAGACGATTCAACTGTATGTTCGATTCACTTCTTACCTGAGTATACGCGGGACGGTTGATGGACCGGAAGCAATTTGCCGCGGTTTGACAATAAAGCTCCCTAAGCTGGAGCCGTATGCGCTCTCCTGTTTAATGAGGGCGTCTGACGGCAGCTTTTGGGGCTATACGGAAACGGAAGAGGCGATTTTGGAACGAGAGGGCTGGTTATCGTTGTCAGCTTGGTACCGAGCGCTGTCCACCCTTCTGGAGCATCGCTGCCTTTTCATAGAGACTCTCTCCTGTACGAGTAAACAAGCCCGGGCCGTTCTCTCTTCCTGCGGGCAGGCTTCCCCTCATCTGTGGAACCGGCCGCAGGAACATACGCCATACCGCCTCTCCCGCTTCGCCTATATACGAAGAGAAGAAGACGGCGGACTGTACATAAGCTCTACTCTGTATCAGTCGCGCGTTAGCGCCCTAGACACTCTCGCAGTGCAGCTCTTTCAACTGCTGAGCACCCCGGTTTCGTTAGCGGATGCTGCGGGAAGAATACCGGAATGGCCGAAGGAAGAAATCGGGGCTGTCATGACGCTGCTCCTTTGGGCGGGTATCATTTCCCCGACGTCTCAAGACGGGGCTCTTTATGAAGACCGTCATCTTCCCCTGATCGCCTGGGAGTTTCATGACCTGCTGTTGCACACCCGAAGCCGGCTGCAGGAAGACGGGGTGCGTCGCGGTGGGACGTATCGTTTTCTTCACGTTGTGCCTCCCTCGCCTCCGGCGAAACCGGATTTACCGCCTTCTTCGATTCCGCTGTACGTACCGGATATGATACGTATCAGCCGTGAAGAAGAGTCATTTGCCTTTGTGATGGAGAACAGGGTTTCCGGAGTGGAGCGGGATCGTTTGCATCGGCACATGGATGCTGAAGCTCTGGGTGAATTTCTGTTCCGCACGGCGAGAATCAGAATGCAGTACGAGACAGTACTATTCGGGCAGTATACGGGGCGTCCATACCCGAATGCAGGCTCCTGTTACGAGCTGGAGCTGTATGCGGCCGTTCGTTCGTGCCCGGGTCTGCCGGACGGACTGTACGCTTACGATCCGAACGGTCACGCTTTGCGCCCTTACGCCGGCGCCGACAGCGAAGAGCTGTTCCAGGAAGCGCTCTCGGCGAGACCTGAGATGGATCCGCAAGTATTAATTGCCATTACGGCCCGTTTCCAACGTATTTCCTGGAAGTACGAGTCGATCGCTTATTCGCTCGTTCTGAAAAATGCAGGCGTTCTTATCGCTTACTTCTATTTGACTGCGTCGGCCATGAACATTCCATCCTTCGCCTTAGGCACAGGCAGCTTGAGTCGTTTAACGATGCTGACCGGCACAGACCCCCTGCAGGAATTCCCGGTCGGGGAGTTTGTCCTGGGTCGTCCGGCAGCACCACCCGGTTTCTGA
- a CDS encoding molybdopterin oxidoreductase family protein: protein MHAINKPSGVFRSVCSLDCPDQCGLLVHKEGGRIVKVEGDPNHPVTQGAICNKVRHMTERLYDPKRLRYPLRRVGSKGEGRFERITWDEAIDTITANWKRLIEAYGPESILPYSFYGNMGRIGTEGMDRRFFNRLGASKLLYTICDAAGTEGYKFTMGGNFGTDPEDTVHAKLIIMWGVNAVSTNMHQVMLAEKARKNGAKIVAIDVHRNRTGRWADWFIPIVPGTDAALALGIMHILFAENMTNEAFLQDYTVGHEELRQNVRQYDPDTVSAITGVPVRDIYRLSRLYGETTPSFIRIGNGLQHHDNGGMNVRTIACLPALTGQWLKKGGGAIKGNGGYLQHNAAALQRPDLREKLSRSINMNALGSTLLELDPPIRSLYVYNSNPALVAPNVNKVREGLAREDLFTVVHELFLTETARYADIVLPATSSFENTDFYRSYWHHYIQLQQPVIAPYEESKPNVEVFRLLAAAMGFKEQAFQDTDEDLIRQALNHPTNPNISGITYEALQEKQYVKAATKPLFPGKLLTPSGKIELYSNSMEKRGFPPLPTYTPLAGDCDRQFLFIPTANHNFLNSTFAHNEKHVRMEKQPKLYMNATDATALGITDGAFVRVSNERGECELAAVVGEDVLPGVVVSQGLWADSPNGKNTVNALTPDRLADMGGGAVFFSGRVWVEKIG, encoded by the coding sequence ATGCATGCAATAAACAAGCCGTCAGGCGTTTTTCGATCCGTATGCTCGCTCGACTGCCCCGACCAATGCGGGCTGCTCGTCCATAAGGAGGGCGGGAGAATCGTCAAAGTCGAAGGCGATCCGAACCATCCTGTCACGCAAGGCGCGATCTGCAACAAGGTCCGCCATATGACGGAGCGGTTATACGATCCGAAACGGCTCCGCTATCCGCTGCGGCGCGTCGGGAGCAAGGGGGAGGGGCGTTTTGAACGGATTACCTGGGACGAGGCGATCGATACGATTACAGCTAACTGGAAACGGCTCATTGAGGCATACGGTCCCGAAAGCATCCTTCCGTACAGCTTCTACGGCAATATGGGACGCATCGGAACGGAAGGGATGGACAGGCGTTTCTTCAACCGGCTGGGCGCAAGCAAGCTGCTGTACACCATTTGCGATGCCGCCGGTACGGAAGGATATAAGTTTACGATGGGCGGAAACTTCGGGACCGATCCCGAGGACACCGTCCATGCAAAGCTCATCATCATGTGGGGCGTGAATGCGGTCAGCACCAATATGCACCAGGTCATGCTCGCGGAGAAGGCGCGCAAGAATGGCGCCAAGATCGTCGCCATCGACGTGCACCGCAACCGAACCGGCAGGTGGGCGGACTGGTTTATCCCGATCGTCCCAGGAACCGACGCAGCCCTTGCCCTTGGCATCATGCACATCCTGTTTGCGGAGAACATGACGAATGAGGCGTTTCTGCAGGATTATACGGTCGGGCATGAAGAGCTCCGGCAGAATGTCCGGCAGTATGACCCGGATACCGTGTCCGCGATTACCGGAGTGCCTGTCCGGGATATTTACCGGCTTTCCCGCTTGTATGGCGAAACGACGCCGTCGTTTATCCGGATCGGCAACGGTCTGCAACATCACGACAACGGCGGTATGAACGTCCGGACAATTGCCTGTCTGCCGGCACTGACCGGACAGTGGCTGAAGAAAGGCGGCGGGGCGATTAAAGGCAACGGCGGCTATCTGCAGCATAATGCAGCCGCACTGCAGCGGCCGGATTTGCGGGAGAAACTGTCCCGTTCCATCAACATGAATGCGCTCGGAAGCACCCTGCTCGAACTGGATCCGCCGATCCGTTCGCTTTATGTATACAATTCCAACCCGGCGTTGGTGGCCCCGAATGTGAACAAGGTAAGGGAAGGGCTTGCCCGGGAAGACTTATTTACGGTCGTTCATGAGCTGTTTCTGACCGAAACGGCGCGATATGCTGATATCGTGCTGCCTGCAACCTCGTCGTTTGAAAATACGGATTTCTACAGGTCATATTGGCATCACTACATCCAGCTTCAGCAGCCGGTGATCGCACCTTATGAAGAAAGCAAGCCGAACGTCGAGGTGTTCCGTCTGCTGGCTGCGGCGATGGGCTTCAAGGAGCAGGCGTTTCAGGATACGGACGAGGATCTGATCCGCCAGGCGTTGAACCATCCGACCAACCCGAATATCTCCGGTATCACATACGAAGCGCTGCAGGAAAAGCAGTATGTAAAAGCGGCGACCAAGCCGCTTTTTCCAGGAAAATTGCTGACACCGAGCGGTAAAATCGAATTGTATTCGAATTCGATGGAGAAAAGGGGATTTCCGCCTCTGCCTACCTACACCCCGCTTGCAGGAGACTGCGACCGTCAGTTCTTGTTTATTCCGACGGCGAATCATAACTTCCTCAATTCGACTTTCGCGCATAACGAGAAGCATGTTCGCATGGAAAAGCAGCCGAAGCTGTATATGAATGCGACTGATGCGACGGCGCTCGGTATCACGGACGGAGCTTTCGTCCGCGTATCAAACGAACGCGGCGAATGCGAGCTGGCGGCAGTGGTCGGCGAGGACGTTCTGCCTGGCGTTGTGGTCAGCCAAGGGCTGTGGGCCGATTCGCCAAACGGCAAAAACACGGTCAATGCGCTCACGCCGGACCGTTTGGCGGACATGGGCGGCGGCGCCGTCTTTTTTTCCGGCCGCGTCTGGGTGGAGAAAATCGGGTAG